Sequence from the Natronomonas marina genome:
GGGACGCCGCCGCGGCGGCCGCGGCGACGGGCGAGGGCGCCGACGCGGTCCTCGAAACCGCCGCCGACCTCCGGGCCGCCCGGCCCTCGATGGGCGTCGTCCGCAACCGCGTCAATCGCGTGGTTGCGGCCGACGACCGGGACCCGGCCGCGCTGCGGGACCGCGCGGCTTCGGCCTGCGAGCGCGCGGTGGCGGTCGACGCGGAGGCGGCCGCCGAGGCCGCCGCCCGGATCGGCGAGCGGGTCCTGACGCTCTCGCGGTCCGGGACGGTCCTGGAGGCGCTCCGTCGGGCCGACCCCGAGGCGGTCTACGTCGCCGAATCCCGCCCGGCGCGCGAGGGGGTCGGCGTCGCCGAGGAACTGGCCGACGACGGCGTCGCCGTCTCGCTCTGCGTCGACGCCGCCGTCGGGCACGTCCTCGCCGAGTACGACGTCGACACCGTCCTCGTCGGTGCCGACACGGTGCTGGCCGACGGGGCCGTCGTCAACAAGGTCGGCACTCGACCCGCGGCCCTCTCGGCGGCCGACGCCGGCGCCGACTGCTACGCCGTCTGCGCGCAGGACAAGATAGTCCCCGAGACGGACGCCGACCTCGAATCGGGTCCGCCCGGGGCGGTCCACGACGCGGCCGGCGCCTTCGACGTCCTGAACCCGACCTTCGAGGCGACGCCAGCGGACCGGTTCACCGGCCTGATAACCGAGACGGGCGTGCTGTCGCCCGAGGGAATCGCGGCCGTCGCCGACGAGCACGCCGCCCTGGCCGAGCGTGCCGGGGAGCGGACGGGAGCGGACGGCGGGGACGACGGGACCGACCGTTAAGCCGGTCGGGACCCAAGCCGGACCGACGGCAACCACGATGTCCATCCGACTCCTCACCTACAACGTCCGGTACGCGACGCTGGACGGCGACCCGAACGCCTGGCCGGAGCGCCGCGACGGCGTCGCCAGCCTCGTCCGCTTTCACCGTCCCGACGTGGTCTGTCTGCAGGAGGTCTGGGAGACGCAACTGGCCGACCTCGAGGCGCGACTGCCGGGCTACGAGTGGGTCAGCGAGCGGACCTCCAGCGGCGAGCACACGCCGGTCGGCTACCGGGCCGACCGACTGTCGGTTCTCGACCGGGAGGTGTTCTCGCTGTCGGAGACGCCCGAAGACCTCCACGCGATGGACTGGGAGACGACGGTCCCCCGCGTGACGACGGCGGCCCGCTTCCGGGACGCCGAGACTGGCGCGGCCGTCGTCGTCGCCAGCACGCACCTCGACCACGACAGCGAGCGGGCCCGGCGGGAGGGGGCGGCCCTGCTCGCCGACCGGTTCGGGGACCGACCCCCGGCCGTGGTCGCGGGCGACTTCAACTGCACGCCGGACGACCGACCCTACCGGACGATGACCGAGGCCGGATTCCGGGACGCACGCGCCGTCGCCGACGCGCCCCACGGCCCCGAGACGACGTTCAACGACTTCGAGCACCCACAGGAGGGCAAACGTATCGACCACGTCTTCGTCAGCGACGACGTCGATGTCGGCCGGTTCGCCGTCCTCGCGGACCTCGACGACCGGGGGCTGTACCCCTCCGACCACTTCGCGGTGCTGGCGGACCTGGAACTACCTCCCTGAGGGCGCGGCGGCGCTTTCCCGCGGACTCCGCAGGACCGCCAAACGGGTAATCGGCCGGCGGGCGAACGG
This genomic interval carries:
- a CDS encoding NUDIX domain-containing protein, which codes for MEEKAVVTCFLRHGTEVLLVRRSGAVGSYRGRWGAVSGYAEGVPEEAARREIDEEVGLLDAVEFVRSADPLAVDDEGRGTRWLVHPFLFDCASTDVDPNEEIAAHEWVQPPEILARETVPRLWETYEAVAPTVETVAGDADHGSAYVALRALEVIRDAAAAAAATGEGADAVLETAADLRAARPSMGVVRNRVNRVVAADDRDPAALRDRAASACERAVAVDAEAAAEAAARIGERVLTLSRSGTVLEALRRADPEAVYVAESRPAREGVGVAEELADDGVAVSLCVDAAVGHVLAEYDVDTVLVGADTVLADGAVVNKVGTRPAALSAADAGADCYAVCAQDKIVPETDADLESGPPGAVHDAAGAFDVLNPTFEATPADRFTGLITETGVLSPEGIAAVADEHAALAERAGERTGADGGDDGTDR
- a CDS encoding endonuclease/exonuclease/phosphatase family protein, with protein sequence MSIRLLTYNVRYATLDGDPNAWPERRDGVASLVRFHRPDVVCLQEVWETQLADLEARLPGYEWVSERTSSGEHTPVGYRADRLSVLDREVFSLSETPEDLHAMDWETTVPRVTTAARFRDAETGAAVVVASTHLDHDSERARREGAALLADRFGDRPPAVVAGDFNCTPDDRPYRTMTEAGFRDARAVADAPHGPETTFNDFEHPQEGKRIDHVFVSDDVDVGRFAVLADLDDRGLYPSDHFAVLADLELPP